A portion of the Citrobacter rodentium NBRC 105723 = DSM 16636 genome contains these proteins:
- a CDS encoding YbaY family lipoprotein: MKLVHIVSGLAVAVSLAACADKSADIQTPAPNPNTSINATQSTIQQPNVSGTVWIRQKVALPPDAVLTVTLSDASLADAPSKVLAQKAVRTEGKQAPFSFVLPFNPADVKPNARILLSAAITVNDKLVFITDTVQPVLNQGGTKADLTLVPVQQTAVPVQASGGATTTVPSTSPTQVTPSSAVPAPTQF, encoded by the coding sequence ATGAAACTCGTGCACATAGTAAGTGGTTTAGCGGTTGCGGTGTCACTGGCTGCCTGCGCGGATAAAAGCGCGGATATTCAGACGCCAGCGCCAAACCCGAACACTTCCATTAATGCTACACAGTCAACTATTCAGCAGCCTAATGTTTCAGGTACCGTATGGATCCGTCAGAAAGTAGCTTTGCCGCCTGACGCCGTCCTGACCGTCACCCTGTCCGACGCTTCGCTGGCCGATGCGCCGTCGAAAGTGCTGGCGCAGAAGGCGGTGCGTACCGAAGGTAAACAGGCGCCGTTCAGCTTCGTGCTGCCGTTTAACCCGGCCGACGTTAAGCCTAATGCCCGCATTCTGCTGAGCGCGGCGATTACCGTGAATGACAAGCTGGTATTTATTACCGATACCGTTCAGCCGGTGCTCAACCAGGGCGGAACGAAAGCTGACCTGACGCTGGTTCCGGTCCAGCAGACGGCGGTGCCTGTACAGGCAAGCGGCGGCGCGACTACTACCGTGCCGTCAACCTCGCCGACGCAGGTTACGCCATCCTCTGCCGTACCTGCGCCAACGCAGTTCTGA